The Lysinibacillus timonensis nucleotide sequence ATGTATTCCAATAGTCATTTTGATCAGTTCCGATGTATACTACGTTTGGGGTAATTTCTTTTAGTTGCTCATAGAACGTTGATTGACGACCCGAGATAAAGATTACATCCGGTTGTAGTTCTGCAATATCTTCAAGTAATGGGCTTTTTAGTCCACCAACATTTGAATATTCTTCGTTAGCATATTTTGATAAATGTTCAGGTAACGTAGAATCTTGTGGTACACCAACAATTCCTTCTACGCCTAGAGCATCAAGAGTGTCTAAGAATCCGTAATCAAATACAACAATTTTTTCAGGCATTTTTTCTAATGTTACGTCATCAAAGATTGTTGCAGCTGCACCATCTTCACCAGCTAATTCGCTAACCGTAGGAGATACTGTCAATGGGTATGATGGACCTTCTCCATCATTAGCAGTCTCAGTTCCTGTTGTTTCTTCAGTAGGAGTTTTTTCCGCATTGCTTGTATCACTTTCAGCTGAGTTACCAGAACTACAGGCAGCAAGTACTAATAATAAACTTGCAAATATTACACTTAGTAATTTCCAATTTTTCATTTTATTTTTCTCTCCTCAAAATTTACTTTTATTTTTAATGATAATGATAATCGTTATCAACTAATTGAAATTATAGCACTAACAACTAAAAGGTCAATACCTTTTAGTTTATTTTTTATTCTTTTTTATCATTTATACAAAAAAGATTTAGAAAAGAAATGGAAAGAGCCTTCTTTTCTAAATCATAAGTACTTAAGAATGAGAATTAAAATAGACGCATATTCGGCAACCGTTTTGTTCCTGAACAGGAATGTTCATATCATAGATTTCACGTAGCGCTTCTGAGTTTATGATGTCATTCGTAGGTCCACTTTTAACCACTTTGCCATTTTTTAACGCCACAATATTATCCGAATAAACAGAAGCGAAGTTAATGTCGTGTAATACAATCACAACAGTTTTACCAAGGTCATCAACAAGCTTGCGTAATATCTTCATAATTTGAACAGAATGCTTCATATCTAAGTTATTTAAAGGCTCATCAAGCAAAATATACTCTGTATCTTGTGCAATAACCATTGCAATAAAAGCTCGCTGCTTTTGTCCACCAGATAACTCATCTAAATATTTATCCTGCATTTCTGTTAAATTCATGTACTCAATTGCTTGATCAACAAACTGTTCATCTTCAGACGTCAAGCGGCCCTTAGAATAAGGATATCGTCCAAATGCAACTAACTCTCTAATTGTTAAACGTACATTAATAAAATTTGCTTGCTTTAAAATTGATACACGCTTTGCGAATTCATTTGATTTCCACTGCTTAACATTGTTTTTATCTAGTAAAACTTCTCCTGTATCTGCATCTAATAATCGGCTTACCATAGATAACAGTGTTGACTTACCAGCACCGTTTGGACCAATAAAGGATGTAATGGAACCTGGTTGTATTGTTACAGAAACATCTTCTACAACAGGCTTATCACCGAATTTTTTTGTTAACCCTTTGATTTCGATCATCCTTTAGCCCTACTTTCCTTTAATAATAAATAAATAAAGTAAATTCCACCAATAAAGTTGATAATGACACTTAAAGTAGTACTCATTTCAAATATATGCTCAACAATAAATTGACCACCGACTAATGCAATCACACTCATTAAACCTGCACCTATAATGTGAATCGAATGCTTATAAGTGACTAAAAATTGATAGGAAAGATTCGCCACGATTAAGCCGAAGAAGGTAATCGGACCAACCAATGCTGTTGATGTTGCAATAAGAACTGACGATAAAATTAAAATATTTAATACTAAACGATCGTAATTTATTCCTAAATTAATAGCATTTTCTCGACCTAAAGACATCACATCGAGCTGACCCATTATTCGATAACCGTAAATAAAAGCCAATAGCAATATGGCAATTGCAATATAAAGCAACTCCACTTTAATATTAATAAAACTAGCGAATAATTTGTTTTGTAAACTTAAATATTCTACTGGGTCAATCAACACTTGTAAAAATGTTGTAAGACTTCCGAGTAAGGTCCCAATAATCATCCCTATTAATAGTAATAAATAAATTGGATGCTTATCTGCACGGAAAAGGAATCGATATAATATAATCGCAAATAATATCATGGCTACAATGGAGGCCATAAAGTTCAAATACTGATTCACTACCCAAATAGATACAGAACCTGCAAAGAAAAAGATTAATGTTTGCACAACTTCGTACATCGAGTCTAGACCCATAACAGAAGGAGTTAAAATACGATTATGTGTAATCGTTTGGAATACTACTGTAGAATAGGCAATCGCAAAACCTGTTACAATCATTGCTCCAACACGCATCATGCGTCTAGGGAAAGCGTAATCAAATCCACCCTTAATATCGTAAAATCCGTATAGGAGAATACAGATAATAGCTATTACAGCTAATATTATTAACTTCGTACTATTTCGCATATGCTCTCCCCCTAAATAACATAATTAAGAAGATTGCACTGCCAATTACTGCAACTGTTACGTTGACAGGTATTTCAAATGGATAAATGACAATACGCCCAACTATGTCACAGATTAAGAGGAAGACAACCCCTAACACTGCAGTATGAGGTATCGTCTTACGCAAATTATCCCCCATATAAAGAGAAACAATATTTGGTACAATTAATCCTAGAAATGGAATAACTCCAACAGTTAAAACAACCGTTGTAGAAATAATTGCAACTAAAATTAGTCCTATATTTAAGACTAATTTATAACTTAAACCTAAGTTTTTTGCAAAATCCTCACCCATACCAGCAACTGTAAACTTATTAGCATAAAGATAAGCTAATATAATAGCTGGTATACTTAAATATAACAATTCATAACGACCAGAAATAATCAATGTAAAGCTACCCATCAACCATGATGAGATGTTTTGAAGTAAATCTGCTTCGTAACCTAAGAATGTCGTAATCGACGATAAAATATTTCCGTACATAATACCGATTAATGGTACAAAAACTACATCTTTAAATTTTATACTATCTAAAATTTTCATGAAAACAAAAGTTCCAGCTAATGCAAACGCAAAACTAAATATTACTTGCTGAGTATATGTAACATTCGTAAAGAACAACATAGAAATTAAAATCCCTAACTTAGCCGCATCTAGAGTCCCAGCTGTTGTTGGAGATACAAATCTATTTCTGCTTAAACTTTGCATGATTAAGCCCGCAATACTCATCCCAACACCCGCTAGAATTATCGCCAGTAGACGTGGTACACGACTGATTAAGAAAATCTTTAATTCTCTCGATTCCCAATTGAGCAAATCACTCGGTTTAATATCAATGGCACCTATAAAAAGCGAGATAATCGATAGGATGATTGCTGCAATTATTAACATCCACAGTCTCATTATTATCCCCATATCCTATTTAATCTTTGAGATCAATGAAAATGATTCTCAACTCTAATTCTAATCTCATTATAAATGCAAATATCATAAATTGCAATAACTCTTGAGAATGAGAATCATTTGGTTTAGTTCCTTTAAATTAGTTTTATAAGCTTATCAATTTGTATCTTATCTACAAGTAACTGTCCCTATGAAACCTTTAAAAAACCCTTTCTTTAGAATAAACTTCATGATTCATTTCTATGCATAAAATTGTTTATATAAACGCACGCAAAAAAAGACGGCTTCCTTAAAAGGAAACCATCTATTTTTGTCCTAAATTTTAATTAGAAAGTTAATTCA carries:
- a CDS encoding iron chelate uptake ABC transporter family permease subunit, whose product is MRNSTKLIILAVIAIICILLYGFYDIKGGFDYAFPRRMMRVGAMIVTGFAIAYSTVVFQTITHNRILTPSVMGLDSMYEVVQTLIFFFAGSVSIWVVNQYLNFMASIVAMILFAIILYRFLFRADKHPIYLLLLIGMIIGTLLGSLTTFLQVLIDPVEYLSLQNKLFASFINIKVELLYIAIAILLLAFIYGYRIMGQLDVMSLGRENAINLGINYDRLVLNILILSSVLIATSTALVGPITFFGLIVANLSYQFLVTYKHSIHIIGAGLMSVIALVGGQFIVEHIFEMSTTLSVIINFIGGIYFIYLLLKESRAKG
- a CDS encoding ABC transporter ATP-binding protein, translated to MIEIKGLTKKFGDKPVVEDVSVTIQPGSITSFIGPNGAGKSTLLSMVSRLLDADTGEVLLDKNNVKQWKSNEFAKRVSILKQANFINVRLTIRELVAFGRYPYSKGRLTSEDEQFVDQAIEYMNLTEMQDKYLDELSGGQKQRAFIAMVIAQDTEYILLDEPLNNLDMKHSVQIMKILRKLVDDLGKTVVIVLHDINFASVYSDNIVALKNGKVVKSGPTNDIINSEALREIYDMNIPVQEQNGCRICVYFNSHS
- a CDS encoding ABC transporter permease, with the protein product MRLWMLIIAAIILSIISLFIGAIDIKPSDLLNWESRELKIFLISRVPRLLAIILAGVGMSIAGLIMQSLSRNRFVSPTTAGTLDAAKLGILISMLFFTNVTYTQQVIFSFAFALAGTFVFMKILDSIKFKDVVFVPLIGIMYGNILSSITTFLGYEADLLQNISSWLMGSFTLIISGRYELLYLSIPAIILAYLYANKFTVAGMGEDFAKNLGLSYKLVLNIGLILVAIISTTVVLTVGVIPFLGLIVPNIVSLYMGDNLRKTIPHTAVLGVVFLLICDIVGRIVIYPFEIPVNVTVAVIGSAIFLIMLFRGRAYAK
- a CDS encoding siderophore ABC transporter substrate-binding protein — protein: MKNWKLLSVIFASLLLVLAACSSGNSAESDTSNAEKTPTEETTGTETANDGEGPSYPLTVSPTVSELAGEDGAAATIFDDVTLEKMPEKIVVFDYGFLDTLDALGVEGIVGVPQDSTLPEHLSKYANEEYSNVGGLKSPLLEDIAELQPDVIFISGRQSTFYEQLKEITPNVVYIGTDQNDYWNTFLASVDVAAQIFGKEAEAKEHVAEIESAIEDVKALSSQYDHSLVTMYNEGKLSGFAKNSRYGYIYDIYGFTPVTEDIESSSHGSDFGFEAILEFNPQVLFVIDRTAAVGGESNISTDMENDIIKETDAYKNNKIVYLDGPLWYVGGGGLQSELAKIQEIINELK